A genomic region of Botrytis cinerea B05.10 chromosome 9, complete sequence contains the following coding sequences:
- the Bcatg5 gene encoding Bcatg5 — MQSLIWASSIPLYITHPSSTIPYLINIPRVSYLPLLFPRLISFFGENVTSFSYEGILLKNLPVGLLCDLYQPEFPWRIELGDGPSFDIHDTFINSVKEADFIRNGNAKGIMSMSKEHSTQLWNSVQDNDLHTYLKVSTILLNPATPLKHIPLRIYLPSSSSPSSTPHPASSISSKAPGTSSPPPPIFAFKTVQTLIQPQIASREPQTLGGALNTILPSLFPSRRDAILADVILHGATVPFKAPLEDLMREASYADGWLNVCVVMLN, encoded by the exons ATGCAATCTCTCATTTGGGCCTCTAGTATACCATTGTATATCACTCATCCTTCTTCTACAATACCCTATTTGATCAACATACCCCGAGTCTCTTATCTGCCGCTCCTTTTCCCACGATTAATATCCTTCTTCGGGGAAAATGTTACAAGTTTCTCCTATGAAGGAATTCTATTGAAGAATCTGCCTGTTGGTCTATTATGTGATCTATATCAGCCAGAATTTCCATGGAGAATAGAGTTAGGAGATGGGccatcttttgatattcatgatACTTTCATCAATAGCGTCAAAGAA GCCGATTTCATACGCAATGGAAATGCAAAAGGCATAATGAGTATGTCAAAAGAACATTCGACACAATTATGGAACTCGGTTCAAGATA ATGATCTTCACACCTACCTCAAGGTTTCTACCATCCTCCTCAATCCCGCTACTCCTCTAAAACACATTCCATTACGCATATACCTgccttcatcctcatctccatcttcaactcCTCATCCAGCTTCCTCGATTTCATCAAAAGCTCCAGGTacttcctctccacctccaccaatTTTCGCATTTAAAACAGTACAAACTCTCATACAACCACAAATTGCCTCTCGTGAACCTCAAACATTGGGAGGGGCACTCAATACTATTCTCCCAAGTTTATTTCCAAGTAGGAGAGATGCAATTTTGGCGGATGTTATCTTACATGGGGCTACAGTTCCGTTTAAGGCACCATTGGAGGATTTAATGAGGGAAGCGAGTTATGCGGATGGGTGGTTGAATGTGTGTGTTGTTATGCTGAATTGA